A single region of the Musa acuminata AAA Group cultivar baxijiao chromosome BXJ1-11, Cavendish_Baxijiao_AAA, whole genome shotgun sequence genome encodes:
- the LOC135597139 gene encoding deoxymugineic acid synthase 1-like, with translation MVAVFVCVCIHNDDMVTIPEVMLSSGAKPMPLIGLGTAVYPFAASETMRAAILRAIELGYRHFDTAAIYRSEEPLGEAIAEAVRSGAIESRDELFITSKLWCSDAHGHLVLPALQRTLRNLQLDYLDLYLIHWPVSTKPGKYEVPMPKEDLLPIDLSSVWKAMEQCQRFGLTRSIGVSNFSTEKLETLLSIANIPPAVNQVEVNPLWQQQKLRELCVAKGIQVCAYSPLGAKGTMWGQDWVMNCDVIKDIAAAKGKTLAQICLRWVHEQGDCVLAKSFNEKRMLENLDILDWELNEEEKRKISEIPQRKGCLGLEFVSDDGPYKSAEELWDGEI, from the exons ATGGTTGCAGTGTTTGTTTGCGTTTGCATCCACAACGACGACATGGTTACTATTCCGGAGGTGATGCTGAGCTCGGGAGCGAAGCCCATGCCACTCATCGGCCTGGGCACGGCCGTCTACCCCTTCGCCGCATCCGAGACCATGCGAGCAGCCATTCTACGCGCCATCGAGCTCGGCTATCGCCACTTCGACACGGCCGCCATCTACCGGTCCGAGGAGCCGCTCGGCGAGGCCATCGCCGAGGCCGTCCGATCCGGGGCCATCGAGTCCCGCGACGAGCTCTTCATCACCTCCAAGCTGTGGTGCAGCGACGCGCACGGCCATCTCGTCCTCCCCGCGCTGCAAAGGACTCttcg GAACCTTCAGTTGGATTACCTTGATTTGTATCTTATACACTGGCCTGTGAGCACAAAGCCGGGGAAGTACGAGGTGCCGATGCCGAAGGAGGACCTCCTGCCGATCGACTTGAGCTCGGTGTGGAAGGCGATGGAGCAGTGCCAACGATTCGGGCTAACGAGGTCGATAGGCGTCAGCAACTTCTCCACCGAGAAGCTGGAAACATTGCTCTCCATTGCCAACATCCCCCCTGCTGTCAACCAG GTGGAGGTGAACCCGCTTTGGCAGCAGCAGAAGCTGAGAGAGCTTTGCGTGGCTAAGGGGATTCAAGTGTGTGCTTACTCTCCCCTGGGGGCAAAGGGAACTATGTGGGGCCAAGACTGGGTCATGAACTGTGATGTCATCAAAGATATAGCTGCAGCCAAGGGGAAGACTCTTGCTCAG ATCTGCTTGAGGTGGGTGCATGAGCAAGGAGACTGTGTGCTGGCAAAGAGCTTCAACGAGAAGAGGATGCTGGAGAACCTGGACATCCTGGATTGGGAGCTGAATGAAGAAGAGAAGCGCAAAATCAGCGAGATTCCACAGCGCAAAGGATGCCTAGGTTTGGAGTTTGTGTCAGATGATGGACCTTACAAATCTGCTGAAGAGCTTTGGGATGGTGAGATCTAA
- the LOC103970789 gene encoding protein Barley B recombinant isoform X1: protein MDDDGGLGIRNWGYYEPSSKGNLGLRLMSSIVEQDAKPLLSNAGFIRRHCSIPEPTAPVDFMSDGWFHHSNDNSKNDYVRDGLMRHSNNNSKNLHILPTSHQHHPTYSVLPEPPTIENVQMLQHLEPQPKDDKVPMADETVVRNESPLKKTPRGRVQKPPKTKKPKKVTAPKDEVANGSASHGKSGRKSTGMVINGINFDMSRIPTPVCSCTGKQQQCYRWGIGGWQSACCTTSVSIYPLPMSTKRRGARIAGRKMSQGAFKKVLEKLAGEGYNLSNPIDLRTFWAKHGTNKFVTIRKNIGRPCCEELVLKHFCTVFCYIEKLNLFCF, encoded by the exons ATGGATGACGATGGTGGATTGGGCATCCGGAACTGGGGGTATTATGAGCCGTCGTCGAAGGGAAACCTTGGACTGCGGCTCATGTCTTCCATTGTGGAGCAGGATGCCAAGCCCCTTTTGTCGAATGCTGGGTTCATTCGTCGGCACTGCAGCATTCCGGAGCCAACAGCTCCAGTGGACTTTATGAGTGATGGATGGTTTCACCATAGCAACGACAATAGCAAGAATGACTATGTGAGAGACGGGTTGATGCGCCATAGCAATAACAATAGCAAGAATCTCCACATTTTGCCAACGAGCCACCAACACCACCCAACTTATAGCGTGCTCCCTGAACCCCCCACCATCGAGAACGTCCAGATGCTGCAACATCTGGAGCCGCAGCCCAAGGATGACAAGGTTCCAATGGCAGATGAGACCGTAGTTAGAAATGAGTCTCCTTTGAAGAAGACGCCCAGGGGTCGTGTGCAGAAACCCCCAAAGACGAAGAAGCCTAAGAAAGTCACTGCACCAAAAGATGAGGTTGCCAATGGTTCAGCCTCACATGGGAAGTCTGGAAGGAAGAGCACAGGCATGGTCATTAACGGGATCAATTTTGACATGTCGAGGATTCCAACTCCAGTCTGCTCTTGTACAGGAAAGCAACAACAGTGCTACCGATGGGGAATTGGAGGGTGGCAGTCAGCGTGCTGCACCACCAGTGTGTCAATATATCCCCTTCCGATGAGCACGAAGAGGCGGGGGGCACGCATTGCTGGCCGAAAAATGAGTCAGGGTGCATTTAAGAAGGTGCTGGAGAAGCTGGCTGGAGAAGGGTACAACCTTTCTAATCCAATTGACTTAAGGACATTCTGGGCTAAGCATGGTACCAACAAGTTTGTGACTATCAG GAAAAACATTGGTAGACCTTGCTGTGAAGAACTTGTGCTCAAACATTTTTGCACTGTGTTCTGTTATATCGAGAAGCTTAACCTATTTTGCTTTTAA
- the LOC103970789 gene encoding protein Barley B recombinant isoform X2, with translation MDDDGGLGIRNWGYYEPSSKGNLGLRLMSSIVEQDAKPLLSNAGFIRRHCSIPEPTAPVDFMSDGWFHHSNDNSKNDYVRDGLMRHSNNNSKNLHILPTSHQHHPTYSVLPEPPTIENVQMLQHLEPQPKDDKVPMADETVVRNESPLKKTPRGRVQKPPKTKKPKKVTAPKDEVANGSASHGKSGRKSTGMVINGINFDMSRIPTPVCSCTGKQQQCYRWGIGGWQSACCTTSVSIYPLPMSTKRRGARIAGRKMSQGAFKKVLEKLAGEGYNLSNPIDLRTFWAKHGTNKFVTIRGPSI, from the exons ATGGATGACGATGGTGGATTGGGCATCCGGAACTGGGGGTATTATGAGCCGTCGTCGAAGGGAAACCTTGGACTGCGGCTCATGTCTTCCATTGTGGAGCAGGATGCCAAGCCCCTTTTGTCGAATGCTGGGTTCATTCGTCGGCACTGCAGCATTCCGGAGCCAACAGCTCCAGTGGACTTTATGAGTGATGGATGGTTTCACCATAGCAACGACAATAGCAAGAATGACTATGTGAGAGACGGGTTGATGCGCCATAGCAATAACAATAGCAAGAATCTCCACATTTTGCCAACGAGCCACCAACACCACCCAACTTATAGCGTGCTCCCTGAACCCCCCACCATCGAGAACGTCCAGATGCTGCAACATCTGGAGCCGCAGCCCAAGGATGACAAGGTTCCAATGGCAGATGAGACCGTAGTTAGAAATGAGTCTCCTTTGAAGAAGACGCCCAGGGGTCGTGTGCAGAAACCCCCAAAGACGAAGAAGCCTAAGAAAGTCACTGCACCAAAAGATGAGGTTGCCAATGGTTCAGCCTCACATGGGAAGTCTGGAAGGAAGAGCACAGGCATGGTCATTAACGGGATCAATTTTGACATGTCGAGGATTCCAACTCCAGTCTGCTCTTGTACAGGAAAGCAACAACAGTGCTACCGATGGGGAATTGGAGGGTGGCAGTCAGCGTGCTGCACCACCAGTGTGTCAATATATCCCCTTCCGATGAGCACGAAGAGGCGGGGGGCACGCATTGCTGGCCGAAAAATGAGTCAGGGTGCATTTAAGAAGGTGCTGGAGAAGCTGGCTGGAGAAGGGTACAACCTTTCTAATCCAATTGACTTAAGGACATTCTGGGCTAAGCATGGTACCAACAAGTTTGTGACTATCAG AGGTCCTTCGATATAA
- the LOC103970789 gene encoding protein Barley B recombinant isoform X3, whose product MDDDGGLGIRNWGYYEPSSKGNLGLRLMSSIVEQDAKPLLSNAGFIRRHCSIPEPTAPVDFMSDGWFHHSNDNSKNDYVRDGLMRHSNNNSKNLHILPTSHQHHPTYSVLPEPPTIENVQMLQHLEPQPKDDKVPMADETVVRNESPLKKTPRGRVQKPPKTKKPKKVTAPKDEVANGSASHGKSGRKSTGMVINGINFDMSRIPTPVCSCTGKQQQCYRWGIGGWQSACCTTSVSIYPLPMSTKRRGARIAGRKMSQGAFKKVLEKLAGEGYNLSNPIDLRTFWAKHGTNKFVTIR is encoded by the coding sequence ATGGATGACGATGGTGGATTGGGCATCCGGAACTGGGGGTATTATGAGCCGTCGTCGAAGGGAAACCTTGGACTGCGGCTCATGTCTTCCATTGTGGAGCAGGATGCCAAGCCCCTTTTGTCGAATGCTGGGTTCATTCGTCGGCACTGCAGCATTCCGGAGCCAACAGCTCCAGTGGACTTTATGAGTGATGGATGGTTTCACCATAGCAACGACAATAGCAAGAATGACTATGTGAGAGACGGGTTGATGCGCCATAGCAATAACAATAGCAAGAATCTCCACATTTTGCCAACGAGCCACCAACACCACCCAACTTATAGCGTGCTCCCTGAACCCCCCACCATCGAGAACGTCCAGATGCTGCAACATCTGGAGCCGCAGCCCAAGGATGACAAGGTTCCAATGGCAGATGAGACCGTAGTTAGAAATGAGTCTCCTTTGAAGAAGACGCCCAGGGGTCGTGTGCAGAAACCCCCAAAGACGAAGAAGCCTAAGAAAGTCACTGCACCAAAAGATGAGGTTGCCAATGGTTCAGCCTCACATGGGAAGTCTGGAAGGAAGAGCACAGGCATGGTCATTAACGGGATCAATTTTGACATGTCGAGGATTCCAACTCCAGTCTGCTCTTGTACAGGAAAGCAACAACAGTGCTACCGATGGGGAATTGGAGGGTGGCAGTCAGCGTGCTGCACCACCAGTGTGTCAATATATCCCCTTCCGATGAGCACGAAGAGGCGGGGGGCACGCATTGCTGGCCGAAAAATGAGTCAGGGTGCATTTAAGAAGGTGCTGGAGAAGCTGGCTGGAGAAGGGTACAACCTTTCTAATCCAATTGACTTAAGGACATTCTGGGCTAAGCATGGTACCAACAAGTTTGTGACTATCAGGTAA
- the LOC103970791 gene encoding U-box domain-containing protein 21: protein MALPWRSRRSSLVKNKPVKRISGVEVSIPTHFRCPISLDLMKDPVTASTGITYDRASIEAWLDMGNATCPVTNRELKQEDLIPNHSIRKMIQDWCVANRSNGIERIPTPKIPVTKAQVTDIVSEIAAASRRRDRARCGQLVAKVRSSVREGERNRGCFESNGTGRALAAAFGAFAGVSSVDGSVTRVLEEILAALTTLLPLDEEAASHVGSPESLTCLVSILKHGDLVARLNAAVVVKELLACGGARADGTADTAGLVEALVKLIKEPVLPQITKASLVAIFYLTNYSERTASRVVGMGLVPVLIETLVDAEKSMCEKALAVLDALVGCAGGREQAYGHALTTPVLVKKMFRVSDTATEFVVSALWKLCKGEEEAGDEGEGRGRCLREAQQAGAFHKLLLLLQVGCGEATKEKATALLRLLNGYKKDECIDTTDFKGLKQPLLPV from the coding sequence ATGGCCCTGCCATGGAGAAGCCGCAGGTCCAGCCTGGTGAAGAACAAGCCGGTCAAGAGGATCTCCGGCGTCGAGGTTTCGATCCCCACGCACTTCCGGTGCCCCATATCGTTGGACCTCATGAAGGACCCGGTGACGGCGTCGACCGGGATCACCTATGACCGGGCCAGCATCGAGGCGTGGCTCGACATGGGGAACGCGACGTGCCCGGTCACCAACCGGGAGCTGAAGCAAGAGGACCTCATCCCCAACCACTCCATCCGGAAGATGATACAGGACTGGTGCGTCGCCAACCGATCCAACGGAATCGAGAGGATTCCCACACCCAAGATCCCCGTCACCAAGGCCCAGGTCACGGACATCGTGTCGGAGATCGCCGCGGCCAGCCGGCGGCGCGACCGCGCTCGGTGCGGGCAGCTGGTGGCGAAGGTCAGGAGCTCGGTGAGGGAGGGCGAGCGGAACCGGGGGTGCTTCGAGTCGAATGGCACCGGGCGGGCTCTGGCCGCCGCTTTCGGTGCATTTGCCGGTGTTTCCTCCGTCGACGGCTCGGTGACGCGGGTGCTGGAGGAGATCTTGGCCGCGCTGACGACGCTGCTACCGCTCGACGAGGAGGCCGCTTCGCACGTCGGATCGCCAGAGTCCCTGACCTGTCTCGTGTCGATCTTAAAGCACGGGGATCTGGTCGCGAGGCTCAATGCGGCTGTGGTGGTGAAGGAGCTGCTCGCGTGCGGCGGAGCACGAGCGGATGGCACGGCCGACACGGCGGGGCTGGTGGAAGCACTGGTGAAGCTCATCAAAGAGCCCGTCCTCCCTCAGATCACGAAGGCCTCCCTTGTCGCCATCTTCTACCTAACCAACTACAGCGAGAGGACGGCGTCGCGGGTGGTCGGTATGGGACTGGTGCCCGTGCTCATAGAGACGCTCGTCGACGCCGAGAAGAGCATGTGCGAGAAGGCGCTGGCCGTGCTGGACGCGCTCGTGGGGTGTGCCGGCGGCAGGGAGCAGGCATACGGTCACGCgctgacgacgccggtgctggtGAAGAAGATGTTCCGGGTGTCGGACACGGCGACCGAGTTCGTGGTCTCGGCCCTGTGGAAGCTGTGCAAGGGCGAGGAGGAGGCAGGAGATGAGGGAGAAGGGAGGGGGAGATGCTTGCGAGAGGCTCAACAAGCGGGAGCCTTCCACAAGCTCTTGCTTCTGCTGCAGGTTGGGTGTGGTGAGGCGACCAAGGAGAAGGCCACCGCTCTCCTTAGACTATTGAATGGGTACAAGAAGGATGAGTGCATAGACACCACAGATTTCAAGGGACTaaaacagcctcttcttcctgtgTGA